A single region of the Streptomyces sp. NBC_01381 genome encodes:
- a CDS encoding acetate--CoA ligase family protein, whose product MAEDRAPTVRALLDSVRAEGRTSLTAPEGKILADAYGIAVPGEELATDVDEAVAHAARFDGPVVMKIVSPDILHKTDAGGVVVGVEGAADVRAAFCEIVANARTYAPAARIEGVQVQELLPSGQEVIVGAVTDPTFGKVVAFGLGGVLVEVLKDVTFRLAPVDADEAASMLDSIRAAEILRGVRGAPAVDRWALAEQIRRVSQLVTDFPEIAEVDLNPVIATPEGAIAADIRVILSEGVPKARRTYTRAQMLTSMRRLMQPRSVAVIGASNEQGKIGNSVMRNLIDGGFSGEIHPVNPKADDILGRKAYKSVTDVPGEVDVAVFAIPAKFVAAALEEVGRKGIPNAVLIPSGFAETGEHALQEEIVEIGERHGVRLLGPNIYGYYSTWQDLCATFCTPYDVKGGVALTSQSGGIGMAILGFARTTKTGVSAIVGLGNKSDLDEDDLLTWFGEDPNTQCIAMHLEDLKDGRAFVEAARATVPKKPVVVLKAGRTAAGAKAAGSHTGALAGDDAVYDDILRQAGVIRAPGLNEMLEYARALPVLPTPQGDNIVIITGAGGSGVLLSDAVTDNGLRLMEIPDDLDAAFKAFIPPFGAAGNPVDITGGEPPSTYEATIRLGLEDPRIHALVLGYWHTIVTPPMVFAELTARVVAEFRERGIEKPVVASLAGDVEVEEACQYLFERGVVAYPYTTEKPVAALGAKYRWARAAGLLGGGR is encoded by the coding sequence ATGGCCGAAGACCGCGCACCGACGGTGCGGGCGCTGCTCGACTCGGTGCGCGCCGAGGGACGTACGTCGCTGACGGCGCCGGAGGGCAAGATCCTCGCGGACGCGTACGGGATCGCCGTGCCGGGCGAGGAGCTGGCGACGGACGTGGACGAGGCGGTGGCGCACGCGGCCCGCTTCGACGGGCCCGTCGTCATGAAGATCGTCTCCCCCGACATCCTGCACAAGACCGACGCGGGCGGCGTCGTCGTCGGCGTGGAGGGCGCAGCCGACGTACGGGCCGCCTTCTGCGAGATCGTCGCGAACGCGCGTACCTACGCGCCGGCAGCCCGCATCGAGGGCGTACAGGTCCAAGAGCTGCTGCCGTCCGGCCAGGAAGTGATCGTCGGGGCGGTGACCGATCCGACGTTCGGGAAGGTCGTCGCGTTCGGTCTCGGCGGCGTACTGGTGGAGGTCCTCAAGGACGTCACGTTCCGCCTGGCGCCGGTCGACGCGGACGAGGCGGCGTCGATGCTCGACTCGATCAGGGCCGCCGAGATCCTGCGCGGCGTGCGGGGCGCGCCGGCCGTGGACCGGTGGGCGCTCGCCGAGCAGATCCGCCGGGTCTCCCAACTGGTCACCGACTTCCCGGAGATCGCCGAGGTGGACCTCAACCCGGTGATCGCCACCCCGGAGGGCGCGATCGCCGCGGACATCCGCGTCATCCTCTCCGAGGGGGTGCCAAAGGCGCGGCGCACCTACACGCGCGCGCAGATGCTCACCTCGATGCGGCGGCTGATGCAGCCGCGCTCGGTCGCCGTGATCGGTGCCTCCAACGAGCAGGGCAAGATCGGCAATTCGGTGATGCGCAACCTCATCGACGGCGGCTTCTCCGGAGAGATCCATCCGGTGAACCCCAAGGCCGATGACATCTTGGGCCGCAAGGCGTACAAGAGTGTCACGGACGTTCCCGGTGAGGTGGATGTGGCGGTCTTCGCGATCCCCGCCAAGTTCGTGGCGGCAGCCTTGGAGGAGGTGGGCCGCAAGGGCATCCCCAACGCGGTCCTGATTCCCTCCGGGTTCGCCGAGACCGGTGAACACGCCCTCCAGGAGGAGATCGTGGAGATCGGCGAGCGGCACGGTGTGCGGCTGCTCGGCCCGAACATCTACGGCTACTACTCGACGTGGCAGGACCTGTGCGCCACGTTCTGCACGCCCTACGACGTCAAGGGCGGCGTCGCTCTGACGAGCCAGTCGGGCGGCATCGGGATGGCGATCCTCGGCTTCGCACGCACTACGAAGACAGGCGTTTCGGCGATCGTCGGGCTCGGCAACAAGTCGGACCTGGACGAGGACGACCTGCTCACCTGGTTCGGCGAGGACCCCAACACCCAGTGCATCGCCATGCACCTGGAGGACCTCAAGGACGGCCGCGCCTTCGTGGAGGCCGCGCGGGCGACCGTCCCCAAGAAGCCGGTCGTGGTCCTGAAGGCCGGACGCACGGCCGCCGGGGCGAAGGCCGCCGGATCGCACACGGGCGCGCTCGCGGGCGACGACGCCGTGTACGACGACATCCTCAGGCAGGCGGGCGTCATCCGTGCCCCCGGTCTCAACGAAATGCTGGAGTACGCACGGGCGTTGCCGGTGCTTCCCACCCCGCAGGGCGACAACATCGTGATCATCACGGGTGCGGGCGGCTCTGGCGTGCTGCTCTCCGACGCGGTGACCGACAACGGACTGCGGCTGATGGAGATCCCGGACGACCTGGACGCGGCCTTCAAGGCGTTCATCCCGCCCTTCGGGGCGGCAGGCAACCCCGTGGACATCACCGGTGGCGAGCCCCCGTCGACGTACGAGGCGACGATCAGGCTCGGTCTCGAGGACCCGCGGATCCACGCTCTTGTCCTCGGCTACTGGCACACCATCGTCACGCCTCCCATGGTCTTCGCCGAACTGACGGCCCGCGTCGTCGCGGAGTTCCGCGAGCGCGGCATCGAGAAGCCCGTCGTGGCGTCTCTGGCGGGCGATGTCGAGGTGGAGGAGGCCTGCCAGTACCTCTTCGAGCGGGGCGTCGTGGCGTACCCGTACACGACCGAGAAGCCGGTGGCCGCGCTGGGCGCGAAGTACCGCTGGGCGCGGGCCGCCGGGCTGCTCGGAGGTGGTCGATGA